A stretch of Candidatus Bathyarchaeota archaeon DNA encodes these proteins:
- a CDS encoding transcriptional regulator produces the protein MESENGILQCEMWKRLGLSSREGSRLAQRFEEKGEIERDRVLHEGRWTYKLYSKRRHASLDSIRDSPCLRCDDIDRCFEGGERSPISCEYLTRWIMENSGEGRRG, from the coding sequence ATGGAGTCTGAGAATGGCATCCTACAATGTGAGATGTGGAAGAGGCTTGGCCTGAGCAGCAGGGAGGGCTCCAGGCTCGCCCAGAGGTTCGAGGAGAAGGGGGAGATCGAGAGGGACCGGGTGCTCCACGAGGGGAGGTGGACCTACAAGCTCTACTCGAAGAGGAGGCATGCAAGCCTAGACTCCATAAGGGATAGCCCATGCCTGAGGTGCGACGATATAGATAGATGCTTTGAGGGAGGGGAGAGGTCCCCCATAAGCTGTGAGTATCTGACAAGGTGGATAATGGAGAACTCTGGAGAGGGGAGAAGAGGCTGA
- a CDS encoding signal peptidase I has protein sequence MRPRRRELAGQLASVIIFAIIIFGGVQLLRVTLGTEHPVMVVVSQSMVPTLGVGDFIFVARIEDYDALTAAPRPTGEIIVFSRGGASEEYIVHRAVEKYLQGGQWWFITKGDNNPFRDSQPVPEERVIGRVVWRIPIMGYLPLFIRTMRGILFIVSIITVAVIIDRISPPREGIKVDGRFPWVILIPFLASPLILLSPYFAGSLSVGLEALSIAIWYLWCLTAPLSFRDEDLCTMLWLYHMILIVLPTACDISMRLTGITPNLWWYNRGGLLTMGWLLFWEASSFHPVYNLIISLLIPGCILFFSSMASRRRGLTPAVKASRWLRSITSNV, from the coding sequence TTGAGGCCCCGTAGGAGAGAGCTGGCGGGACAGCTAGCCTCCGTCATCATCTTCGCCATCATAATCTTCGGTGGGGTCCAGCTGCTAAGGGTTACCCTGGGAACCGAGCATCCAGTGATGGTCGTAGTATCCCAGAGCATGGTTCCAACCCTAGGCGTAGGAGACTTCATATTCGTAGCCAGGATAGAGGACTACGACGCTTTGACGGCTGCGCCAAGGCCCACAGGGGAGATAATAGTCTTCTCCAGGGGCGGGGCCTCAGAGGAGTACATAGTCCACAGGGCGGTCGAGAAGTACCTCCAGGGAGGCCAGTGGTGGTTTATAACGAAGGGGGACAACAACCCCTTCAGGGACAGCCAGCCAGTTCCGGAGGAGAGGGTGATAGGCAGGGTTGTCTGGAGGATCCCCATAATGGGCTATCTTCCCCTATTCATCAGGACCATGAGGGGCATCCTCTTCATAGTCTCAATAATAACAGTGGCCGTCATAATTGACAGGATATCCCCCCCGAGGGAGGGCATAAAGGTAGATGGGAGATTCCCATGGGTCATCCTCATACCATTCCTGGCCTCCCCCCTGATCCTCTTATCTCCCTACTTCGCCGGCTCCCTCAGCGTAGGCCTTGAGGCTTTATCCATAGCCATTTGGTACCTCTGGTGCCTCACAGCCCCCCTATCCTTCAGGGACGAAGACCTCTGCACGATGCTTTGGCTCTACCACATGATCCTCATCGTTCTGCCAACGGCATGCGACATATCCATGAGGTTGACCGGGATAACCCCAAACCTATGGTGGTACAATAGGGGGGGTCTCCTCACGATGGGATGGCTCCTATTCTGGGAGGCCTCCTCATTCCATCCTGTGTATAACCTCATCATATCCCTCTTAATACCTGGGTGCATCCTATTCTTCTCCTCAATGGCGTCTAGGAGGAGGGGCCTCACCCCCGCCGTTAAGGCGAGCAGATGGCTCCGCTCCATCACCTCCAACGTTTAA
- a CDS encoding TATA-box-binding protein, which produces MSTRKLQISIENVVASATLDQKIDLLSIMKAFRNVEYRPKQFPGLVFRLKRPKTATLIFASGKMVCTGAKSEKQARGAVKKVVRELKNSGIVILGRPEIVIQNIVASANLGGRIDLEMAANVMENIMYEPEQFPGLIYRMTDPKVVMLLFASGKLVCTGAKKEMMVREAVEKLHDLLQKEGLIYYD; this is translated from the coding sequence ATGTCCACTAGAAAGCTCCAGATAAGCATCGAGAACGTGGTGGCCTCCGCAACCCTAGATCAGAAGATAGACCTACTCTCCATCATGAAGGCCTTCAGGAACGTTGAGTACAGGCCCAAACAGTTCCCAGGGTTGGTTTTCAGGCTTAAGAGGCCCAAGACTGCGACCCTCATATTCGCCTCCGGGAAGATGGTCTGCACGGGGGCGAAGTCCGAGAAACAGGCAAGGGGGGCCGTGAAGAAGGTTGTGAGGGAGCTGAAGAACAGCGGGATCGTTATACTGGGGAGGCCTGAGATAGTCATCCAGAACATCGTCGCCTCAGCCAACCTGGGGGGAAGAATAGACCTCGAGATGGCGGCGAACGTGATGGAGAACATAATGTACGAGCCAGAGCAGTTCCCGGGCCTCATCTACAGGATGACCGACCCAAAAGTAGTGATGCTCCTGTTCGCCAGCGGGAAGCTGGTCTGCACGGGCGCAAAAAAGGAGATGATGGTCCGAGAAGCGGTCGAGAAGCTCCACGACCTCCTCCAGAAAGAGGGCCTGATATACTACGATTGA
- a CDS encoding FAD-dependent oxidoreductase: MSRRIIIIGANAAGLEAASAARKTDREAEITLVTGEPHLAYSRCGLPYVLAGEIPSFQDLIVFPPSYYKMMRLEVRTETHAVSINPKEKKVELKSEEGIEQEEYDALIISTGASPFTPPIKGLEKRGVFTLRTIEDGMRIKEAMESAERAVIIGAGFIGIEMAHAFREHGIKTTMVELLPNILPAALDRDMAQAAQRVLEERGVRVLTGTSVEEILGGEKVEGVTAGGGSIEADMVIVSTGARPNTELARQAGAEIGPTRGIRVNPKMMTSIQDIYAAGDCAESYSLLTGQPTLSQLGTTAVRMGRIAGINAAGGYSTFPGVLSSAVTKAFDIEIGSTGLTEVQAQRFGFKTVSGVLTSKTRARYYPGGKDIRVKVVAEPDSGRVIGCQIIGGEEVTQRINAASIAIQMGMTVWELSKSDTCYAPPLNETWEALTLASDNAARRIKEQR; the protein is encoded by the coding sequence ATGTCAAGGAGGATCATTATAATCGGAGCTAACGCCGCGGGGTTGGAGGCGGCCTCTGCGGCTAGAAAAACCGACAGGGAGGCCGAGATAACCCTAGTTACTGGCGAGCCCCACCTCGCCTACTCCAGGTGCGGGCTTCCCTACGTGCTCGCGGGGGAGATACCAAGCTTCCAAGACCTCATAGTCTTCCCCCCCTCCTACTATAAGATGATGAGGCTCGAGGTTAGGACAGAGACCCACGCGGTCTCCATAAACCCAAAGGAGAAGAAGGTGGAACTCAAGTCTGAGGAGGGGATTGAACAAGAAGAGTACGACGCCCTCATAATCTCAACAGGGGCCAGCCCCTTCACACCACCCATAAAGGGCCTGGAGAAGAGGGGAGTCTTCACCCTAAGAACCATAGAAGATGGTATGAGGATAAAGGAGGCTATGGAGAGCGCTGAGAGGGCAGTCATAATAGGTGCGGGCTTCATAGGGATAGAGATGGCCCACGCCTTCAGGGAGCATGGGATAAAGACGACGATGGTGGAACTCCTACCCAACATCCTGCCCGCAGCCCTCGACAGGGATATGGCTCAAGCCGCCCAGAGGGTTCTCGAGGAGAGAGGCGTCCGGGTGCTGACAGGAACCAGCGTGGAGGAGATCCTAGGAGGAGAAAAGGTCGAAGGGGTCACAGCCGGAGGAGGTAGCATAGAAGCCGACATGGTAATAGTCTCAACAGGAGCTAGGCCAAACACGGAGCTTGCAAGGCAGGCTGGAGCCGAGATCGGGCCAACCAGAGGGATAAGGGTGAACCCAAAGATGATGACCTCAATACAGGACATCTACGCCGCAGGGGATTGCGCAGAGTCCTACAGCCTGCTGACAGGCCAGCCAACCCTCAGCCAGCTAGGGACAACCGCCGTGAGGATGGGCAGGATCGCAGGGATAAACGCAGCCGGAGGATACTCAACATTCCCAGGAGTCCTATCATCAGCCGTCACCAAGGCCTTCGATATAGAGATCGGATCGACTGGGCTCACGGAGGTGCAGGCCCAGAGGTTCGGATTCAAAACCGTCTCAGGCGTCTTGACCTCCAAGACCAGAGCCAGATACTACCCAGGGGGGAAGGACATAAGGGTGAAGGTGGTGGCAGAGCCGGACTCAGGGAGAGTTATAGGATGCCAGATCATAGGAGGCGAGGAGGTAACCCAGAGGATAAACGCGGCATCCATCGCAATACAGATGGGGATGACTGTCTGGGAGCTATCCAAGTCGGACACATGCTATGCGCCACCCCTCAACGAGACATGGGAGGCCCTAACCCTAGCCTCAGATAACGCGGCGAGGAGGATTAAGGAGCAAAGGTAA
- a CDS encoding pyrroline-5-carboxylate reductase, with amino-acid sequence MGEDISIIGAGVIGGAIARCLVRSGSFRRIIATRRRAEKLKPLSDLGVEVTTDNLRAAREGEIIIICVKPKDVSGVLRELREAVEGKLVISTAATIPLSIYRSTAPGARYVRAMPNIAALVGESFTAYCCDEMITERDRDVVKRIFETMGPCEEVEEGYMDAVTGLSGSGPAYIATIIEAMMYAGLKVGLPRELSLSSSAQAVLGTAKLILEGGLTPSEIKEMVTTPGGTTIEGLYQLEDGKVRTALMRAVEAATEKCTTIRRNWVNEKT; translated from the coding sequence ATGGGCGAGGACATCTCGATAATAGGGGCTGGAGTTATAGGAGGGGCCATTGCCAGATGCCTTGTGAGGAGCGGGTCCTTCCGACGGATAATAGCCACGAGGAGGAGGGCCGAGAAGCTTAAGCCCCTATCCGACCTGGGCGTGGAGGTCACTACAGATAACCTCAGGGCCGCAAGGGAAGGGGAGATAATCATCATCTGTGTCAAGCCTAAGGATGTATCGGGCGTCCTAAGGGAGCTGAGGGAGGCAGTGGAGGGTAAGCTGGTCATCTCCACAGCCGCAACCATTCCACTATCCATATACAGGTCTACAGCCCCTGGGGCGAGGTATGTCAGGGCCATGCCCAATATCGCGGCATTGGTGGGGGAATCCTTCACCGCCTACTGCTGCGATGAGATGATAACCGAGAGGGATAGGGATGTGGTTAAGAGGATATTTGAGACCATGGGCCCATGTGAGGAGGTTGAGGAGGGATACATGGACGCCGTGACCGGCCTAAGCGGAAGCGGCCCAGCCTATATAGCAACAATAATAGAGGCGATGATGTACGCAGGCCTGAAGGTGGGCCTACCAAGGGAGCTATCCCTCTCCAGCTCAGCTCAGGCCGTTCTAGGGACTGCGAAGCTGATCCTCGAGGGTGGGCTCACCCCTTCCGAGATTAAGGAGATGGTCACCACCCCGGGAGGCACAACGATAGAGGGACTATACCAGCTCGAGGATGGGAAGGTGAGAACAGCCCTGATGAGAGCTGTTGAGGCGGCCACGGAGAAGTGCACGACGATAAGGAGAAACTGGGTGAATGAGAAAACCTAG
- a CDS encoding GMP synthase: MRSLDIPRLISERVEAIRRAVGDGRALVAVSGGVDSTVSAVIARRALGDRLLCIFIDDNFMRQGEPERVRGLLSSPPLNLQVKIVDERDMFMEALKGLRDAEEKRKAFREAFYRTLGEVSQRENCSFLVQGTIRADIVETERGIKTQHNVLEQIGIDPAERYGLRVLEPISDLYKEQVREVARYLGVPKAISERQPFPGPGLSIRVLGEVTLEKLETLKAATEIVEKELESHEPDQYFPAILGMESEPSKALSIEASRALGLDPSQAEVKLPKERATGIIEGKRSYGLIAEVEIPEPTTRARSYDPKVLERMRIRLQEHHPEITRILYLIDREEKRGYSIALRAVTTEDFLRALPAEIPWRALEELSRKILNKCEMVSSIYYDVTPKPPGTIEFE; this comes from the coding sequence ATGCGAAGCCTGGATATCCCAAGGCTCATATCCGAGAGGGTTGAGGCCATCAGAAGGGCTGTCGGGGATGGGAGGGCCCTGGTAGCTGTCTCAGGAGGGGTGGACAGCACGGTCTCCGCCGTCATAGCGAGGAGGGCCCTTGGGGATAGGCTCCTCTGCATATTCATCGACGACAACTTCATGCGTCAAGGAGAGCCTGAAAGAGTCAGGGGACTCCTATCCTCACCACCATTGAACCTCCAAGTAAAGATCGTGGATGAGAGGGACATGTTCATGGAGGCCTTGAAGGGCTTGAGGGACGCGGAGGAGAAGAGGAAGGCCTTCAGGGAGGCCTTCTACAGAACCCTAGGGGAGGTATCGCAGAGGGAGAACTGCAGCTTCCTGGTTCAGGGGACGATAAGGGCCGATATCGTAGAGACAGAGAGGGGGATCAAGACCCAGCACAATGTCCTAGAGCAGATAGGTATCGACCCCGCTGAGAGATACGGCCTGAGGGTTCTGGAGCCCATCTCGGATCTATACAAGGAGCAGGTGAGGGAGGTCGCAAGATACCTTGGGGTTCCGAAGGCCATCTCAGAGAGGCAGCCCTTCCCAGGCCCAGGCCTCTCCATCAGGGTTCTTGGAGAGGTCACACTGGAGAAGCTTGAAACCCTGAAGGCAGCCACCGAGATCGTAGAAAAAGAGCTTGAATCCCACGAGCCTGACCAGTACTTCCCAGCCATCCTAGGAATGGAATCAGAGCCCTCAAAGGCATTATCGATAGAGGCGTCAAGGGCTCTCGGCCTAGACCCATCCCAGGCTGAGGTCAAGCTCCCGAAGGAAAGGGCCACAGGCATCATAGAGGGAAAGCGCTCCTATGGACTGATAGCAGAAGTAGAGATCCCGGAGCCCACCACTAGGGCTAGATCCTACGATCCCAAAGTGCTTGAAAGGATGAGGATTAGACTCCAAGAACACCACCCTGAGATAACCAGAATATTATACCTAATAGACAGAGAGGAAAAGAGGGGGTACTCCATCGCCCTACGAGCGGTAACCACCGAGGACTTCCTGAGGGCCCTGCCAGCGGAAATCCCGTGGAGAGCGCTGGAGGAGCTGTCAAGAAAGATCCTGAATAAGTGTGAAATGGTCTCCAGCATCTACTATGATGTCACCCCAAAGCCCCCGGGAACAATAGAGTTTGAGTAA